In one window of Halanaerobiaceae bacterium ANBcell28 DNA:
- a CDS encoding thiamine pyrophosphate-dependent enzyme, translated as MKIVADYPESLTEKEFHYCPGCTHGLIHRLIAEVMDELEIREDTIGIAPVGCSVLAYEYFNCDMQEASHGRAPAVATGVKRVHPDKVVFTYQGDGDLASIGTAEIVHAANRGENFTTIFVNNAIYGMTGGQMAPTTLKEQKTSTSQSGRNLQESGNPIKMSEMLSVLDGPAYIARVSVHDPKHIIKAKKAIKKAFQMQIEKKGFTMVEVLSTCPTNWGVSPVKALDWLAENMLDVYPLAVYKEVE; from the coding sequence TGGTTTAATCCATCGTTTAATTGCAGAAGTTATGGATGAATTGGAAATTAGAGAAGATACAATAGGGATTGCACCTGTAGGCTGTTCAGTGCTGGCTTATGAATATTTTAATTGCGATATGCAAGAAGCTTCTCATGGAAGAGCCCCAGCCGTTGCTACTGGTGTGAAAAGAGTTCATCCTGACAAAGTAGTATTTACCTATCAAGGTGATGGTGACCTTGCATCTATTGGAACAGCTGAGATAGTTCATGCAGCCAATAGAGGAGAAAATTTCACAACAATCTTTGTTAATAATGCTATCTATGGAATGACTGGTGGACAGATGGCACCAACAACTCTTAAGGAACAAAAGACTAGTACTTCTCAATCTGGAAGAAATCTTCAGGAAAGTGGTAATCCAATAAAAATGTCTGAGATGCTAAGTGTACTAGATGGTCCGGCTTATATAGCTAGAGTATCTGTACACGATCCAAAACATATAATCAAGGCAAAAAAAGCAATTAAAAAGGCTTTTCAAATGCAAATTGAAAAGAAAGGCTTTACTATGGTAGAAGTGCTATCAACTTGCCCTACTAACTGGGGTGTATCACCTGTAAAAGCCTTAGATTGGTTAGCTGAAAATATGTTGGATGTTTATCCTTTGGCAGTTTATAAGGAGGTAGAATAA
- a CDS encoding 2-oxoacid:acceptor oxidoreductase family protein, producing MYQEIVIAGFGGQGLMLLGRLLAFAAMKKELHVTWLPSYGPEMRGGTAHCTVIISTEKIPSPISTKPDTLIVMNQPSLDKFEPTLKKDASIYVNTSLIENITDISNKNLIKIPANKMAIELGSSKVANMLMLGAYIADNDFLDMETVKEALASVLSDKKRHLIPINEKALDKGRKINMKLAYA from the coding sequence ATGTATCAAGAGATTGTTATAGCAGGTTTTGGTGGTCAAGGATTAATGTTACTAGGCAGATTATTAGCTTTTGCAGCCATGAAAAAAGAACTTCATGTAACCTGGTTGCCATCATATGGACCAGAAATGCGTGGTGGCACAGCTCATTGTACAGTAATTATCTCTACAGAGAAAATACCATCACCAATATCCACAAAGCCAGATACATTGATTGTAATGAATCAACCTTCTTTAGATAAATTCGAACCTACACTTAAAAAAGATGCTAGTATTTATGTAAACACATCTTTAATTGAAAATATAACAGATATATCGAATAAGAATTTAATAAAAATCCCTGCAAATAAGATGGCTATAGAACTGGGTAGTAGTAAAGTGGCCAATATGTTAATGTTAGGAGCTTATATAGCTGATAATGATTTTCTTGATATGGAAACTGTAAAAGAGGCCTTAGCCAGCGTTTTATCAGATAAAAAGCGCCATCTTATTCCTATCAACGAAAAAGCCCTGGATAAAGGGAGAAAGATAAATATGAAACTTGCTTATGCCTAG
- a CDS encoding M20/M25/M40 family metallo-hydrolase, whose product MINKKRLINLFMELVRIDSVSKEEREVADRIIREFTNLGFLIKEDSSSSKTGSTAGNLIIDIPGNNSYPRILLSAHMDRVEPGRGIEPVIDGEYIKSKGDTVLAGDDLIGVVAIIEALRILKENEIDHPPLKIIFTVAEEIGLLGAKHLDPAEVLECDLGFVFDVDGEIGTVVNRAPTQLKFNAKIKGKAAHAGINPKAGINAIKIVSLALSEMNLGQIDKETTANIGVIKGGKASNIVPEDVELEGEIRSHSDEKLAKQEKDMKNLLELSAKKYKGQVSFDIEKLYSSFAISKESGIIRLVEKSAGDLNLPFSLKDSGGGSDANIFNEIGLETLNLAVAMENVHSSEEQVKISNFYSLVNLILKIIENTKDNI is encoded by the coding sequence GTGATAAATAAAAAACGTTTAATAAATCTGTTTATGGAACTTGTTAGAATAGATAGTGTTTCTAAAGAAGAAAGAGAAGTGGCTGATAGAATTATTAGAGAGTTTACTAACTTAGGATTCCTGATAAAAGAAGATAGTAGTAGCTCTAAGACAGGCTCTACTGCAGGGAATCTAATCATAGATATACCTGGAAATAATTCATATCCAAGAATACTTTTATCTGCTCATATGGATCGAGTAGAACCAGGCCGAGGAATTGAACCTGTAATAGATGGGGAATATATTAAATCTAAGGGTGATACTGTTCTGGCTGGTGATGACCTTATAGGTGTGGTAGCTATTATTGAAGCACTTAGAATATTAAAAGAAAATGAAATAGATCACCCTCCCTTGAAAATTATTTTTACTGTTGCAGAAGAAATAGGTTTATTAGGTGCAAAGCATCTAGATCCGGCTGAAGTTTTGGAATGTGATTTAGGCTTTGTATTTGATGTTGATGGAGAGATAGGTACAGTGGTGAATCGTGCTCCAACCCAGCTGAAATTCAATGCTAAAATCAAAGGTAAGGCTGCCCATGCTGGTATTAATCCTAAAGCAGGTATCAATGCTATCAAAATTGTAAGTCTTGCTTTATCAGAAATGAATCTAGGTCAGATAGATAAAGAAACCACAGCAAATATCGGTGTTATTAAGGGTGGTAAAGCCAGTAATATTGTACCAGAAGATGTGGAATTAGAAGGTGAAATACGTAGTCATTCTGATGAAAAGTTAGCTAAACAAGAGAAAGATATGAAGAATTTATTAGAGCTTTCTGCAAAAAAATATAAAGGTCAGGTAAGTTTTGATATAGAGAAACTATATTCAAGTTTTGCAATTTCCAAAGAAAGTGGTATAATTAGACTAGTTGAAAAGTCAGCTGGAGATTTAAACTTGCCTTTTTCATTAAAAGATAGTGGTGGTGGTAGTGATGCAAACATCTTTAATGAGATAGGTTTAGAAACATTAAATTTAGCTGTAGCTATGGAAAATGTTCACTCTAGTGAAGAACAGGTGAAAATTTCAAATTTTTATTCTCTAGTTAACTTAATCTTAAAAATAATAGAAAATACTAAGGATAATATATAA
- a CDS encoding DUF3866 family protein, translated as MYDLLLKKAKVIEILEERDNINFLIVELENKEKCKAVNYSRITGTVNINDILIVNTTALELSLGTGGYHYVHLNLSNIDNSYKLDDFRENKGHIMKMRYTPMQIRTLCAEEKASPYHDTINNFKSLDNLPVITLPLHSHLAPLLITYKSFFPNKKVVYIMSEGGSQALEFSNLIRKLKSLDCIDKTITYANCFGGDYETINIFTALILAKEVEEADLIVVAMGPGIVGASSKYGFSGVENVFIDKAVRTLGGRSIFVPRISFADERKRHYGISHHSITILKDLISETVELAFPENEYIKKQLDKNKLIAKHKISFYPIEEIEDILIDSQFSFNSMGRKFADDPLFFITAGLAVFLLKEDIKT; from the coding sequence ATGTATGACTTATTATTAAAAAAGGCCAAAGTTATAGAAATACTTGAAGAAAGGGATAATATTAATTTTCTAATAGTTGAACTTGAAAACAAGGAAAAGTGTAAAGCTGTAAATTACAGCAGGATTACTGGCACTGTTAATATTAATGATATATTGATTGTCAATACTACAGCCCTTGAATTATCTTTAGGGACAGGCGGCTATCATTATGTTCATTTAAATCTTTCAAATATCGATAATTCATATAAACTTGATGATTTTAGAGAAAATAAAGGTCATATAATGAAGATGAGATATACCCCAATGCAAATAAGAACATTATGTGCAGAGGAAAAAGCCAGCCCTTATCATGATACTATAAATAATTTTAAGAGTCTTGATAATTTGCCAGTTATTACTTTACCATTACATAGTCATTTGGCACCATTGCTAATTACATACAAATCCTTTTTTCCTAATAAAAAAGTAGTCTATATTATGAGTGAAGGTGGGAGTCAAGCACTTGAGTTTAGTAATTTAATTAGAAAATTAAAATCATTAGACTGTATTGATAAAACAATCACATATGCCAATTGTTTTGGTGGTGATTATGAGACTATAAATATTTTTACTGCTCTAATCCTGGCTAAAGAAGTAGAAGAAGCTGATTTGATAGTAGTAGCTATGGGTCCAGGAATTGTAGGAGCATCCAGTAAATATGGATTTAGTGGTGTTGAAAATGTCTTTATTGACAAAGCTGTTAGAACACTAGGGGGTAGGAGTATTTTTGTACCTAGAATTAGTTTTGCTGATGAAAGAAAAAGACATTATGGAATAAGTCATCATAGTATAACTATACTTAAAGATTTAATATCAGAAACAGTAGAACTTGCTTTCCCTGAAAACGAATATATAAAAAAACAATTAGATAAAAATAAACTTATAGCAAAACATAAGATTTCTTTTTATCCTATAGAAGAGATTGAGGATATTTTGATTGATAGTCAATTTAGCTTTAACAGTATGGGTAGAAAGTTTGCTGATGATCCATTGTTTTTTATAACAGCAGGTCTTGCAGTCTTTCTGCTAAAAGAGGATATAAAAACATAA
- a CDS encoding NUDIX hydrolase — translation MSKEKNNSQEEKTINSQTIYEGNIIKIRKDEVLLSNDNHSEREIVEHSGGVTILALSDDDRILMVEQFRKAAEESLLELPAGKLEKGEDPLECAKRELIEETGFEASNIKHLFSFYTTPGFCDEIIHLYLASNLKNVGINPDDDEILINHSIEKGDIMEMIRDGRIKDAKTIIGLQQYLLGGFDA, via the coding sequence TTGTCTAAAGAAAAGAATAATTCACAGGAAGAAAAGACTATAAATAGTCAAACAATATATGAAGGTAATATAATAAAAATTAGAAAAGATGAAGTATTATTATCAAATGATAATCATTCAGAACGAGAGATTGTTGAACATTCAGGTGGTGTTACAATACTAGCCCTTAGTGATGATGATAGAATATTGATGGTAGAACAATTCCGCAAAGCAGCAGAAGAAAGTCTCTTAGAACTACCAGCAGGGAAGTTGGAAAAAGGAGAAGACCCTTTAGAATGTGCAAAGAGAGAATTAATTGAAGAGACAGGCTTTGAGGCAAGTAATATCAAGCATTTATTCTCTTTTTATACAACACCAGGTTTTTGTGATGAAATAATACACCTATATTTAGCATCTAATCTAAAAAATGTTGGTATTAATCCTGATGATGATGAGATTCTAATAAACCATAGTATAGAAAAAGGAGATATCATGGAGATGATAAGAGACGGCCGAATTAAAGATGCAAAAACAATTATTGGCTTACAACAATATCTCCTGGGAGGTTTTGATGCTTAA
- a CDS encoding endonuclease Q family protein, producing MLNRYFVDLHIHIGAAKNGQPVKITASKKLNFANILKESRFNKGLNMVGIIDCASPIVLEDIDRLLDAGEMEELPEGGIKYGDLVIILGTEVESREKNGGQAHYLAYFPYLKNIKEYSLIMKQYITNINLSSQSTGLGGKEILQLVDLHDGIMLPAHVFTPYKSFYGRSFSSYKEVFTEEEWNKIPAIELGLSADTYLADYLKELSDKTYISNSDAHSLIKIAREYNVFEMEALNYQEFKKALYAKEKRGVVANYGLDPRLGKYHRSFCPDCNKQFSGEKAILRCEACGSKDIVIGVKDRIIAISDQKSSKSPSTRAEYIHQIPLADIPGVGKKTYQKLLDNFSSEMNIIHKTSEKDLLKVLRKKTAKNIIEARSGKISIKVGGGGHYGKVMG from the coding sequence ATGCTTAATAGATATTTTGTAGATTTACACATCCATATTGGGGCAGCAAAAAATGGACAGCCAGTAAAGATAACAGCTTCAAAAAAGTTGAATTTTGCCAATATTTTAAAAGAGTCCCGTTTTAACAAGGGCTTGAATATGGTAGGTATAATTGATTGTGCTTCTCCAATTGTTTTAGAGGATATTGATAGATTGTTGGATGCAGGTGAAATGGAAGAACTTCCAGAAGGGGGTATAAAGTATGGTGACTTAGTAATTATATTGGGGACTGAGGTGGAAAGTAGAGAAAAAAATGGTGGTCAAGCTCACTATCTGGCATACTTTCCGTATTTGAAAAATATAAAAGAATACAGTCTAATAATGAAACAATATATTACTAATATTAATTTAAGTTCACAATCTACTGGTTTAGGTGGTAAAGAAATACTACAACTAGTTGATCTTCATGATGGAATTATGTTGCCAGCACATGTTTTTACTCCATATAAGAGTTTTTATGGTCGTTCTTTCTCAAGCTATAAAGAGGTATTTACCGAGGAAGAGTGGAATAAGATACCAGCAATTGAACTTGGCTTAAGTGCAGATACTTATTTAGCAGATTATCTAAAAGAATTATCTGATAAAACATATATTAGTAATTCAGATGCTCATTCTTTAATTAAGATAGCCAGGGAATACAATGTTTTTGAAATGGAAGCTTTAAATTATCAAGAATTCAAAAAGGCTTTATATGCTAAGGAAAAGAGAGGTGTTGTCGCTAATTATGGTTTAGATCCAAGGTTAGGGAAATATCATCGTTCATTTTGTCCTGATTGTAATAAGCAATTTTCTGGAGAGAAGGCTATATTAAGATGTGAAGCTTGTGGAAGCAAGGATATAGTCATTGGTGTGAAAGATCGTATTATAGCAATTAGTGATCAAAAAAGCTCCAAAAGTCCTTCTACTAGAGCAGAATACATTCATCAAATTCCATTAGCTGATATACCTGGAGTAGGGAAAAAGACATATCAAAAGCTTTTGGATAATTTTTCTTCAGAGATGAATATTATACATAAAACAAGTGAAAAGGATCTTTTGAAGGTACTTAGGAAAAAAACAGCGAAAAATATTATTGAGGCACGTTCAGGTAAAATATCAATAAAAGTTGGTGGAGGTGGCCACTATGGTAAAGTTATGGGTTAA
- the spoIIM gene encoding stage II sporulation protein M, whose protein sequence is MMNKFIRDRFPYFVFVIIVFIVGISFGTIAIRTIEYSVRENIFSYFNDFIQGFDTIQFDRTTFITDSLRFNLLNLFVIWSFGLSMVLMPLITIVVFLKGFVLGFTVSFLLSEYGFTGILIALAAVLPQNLIIIPVFILSSVMSIYMGLRIFGYYRGRNTVSFEEITTFSIEILILAVIMSMASLIETFISPFLLSLLFRFI, encoded by the coding sequence ATGATGAATAAATTTATTAGAGATAGATTTCCATATTTTGTATTTGTTATAATAGTATTTATTGTAGGTATTAGTTTTGGTACAATAGCCATTAGAACTATCGAGTATAGTGTACGTGAAAATATATTTTCTTATTTTAATGATTTTATACAGGGTTTTGATACAATTCAATTTGATAGAACTACATTTATTACAGATAGTTTAAGATTCAATTTGTTAAATCTCTTCGTAATCTGGTCATTTGGTTTATCAATGGTACTAATGCCTTTGATAACTATTGTTGTATTTTTAAAAGGTTTTGTTTTGGGTTTTACAGTTTCTTTTCTCCTTAGTGAATATGGATTTACAGGTATTCTTATCGCCCTAGCAGCAGTTTTGCCCCAAAACCTGATAATAATTCCAGTATTTATCTTATCATCAGTAATGTCTATATATATGGGTTTGCGGATTTTCGGATATTACAGAGGTAGGAATACTGTTAGCTTTGAAGAGATTACAACTTTTTCTATAGAAATACTTATTTTAGCTGTCATTATGTCAATGGCTTCTTTGATAGAAACATTTATTAGTCCTTTTTTGCTATCATTATTATTTAGATTTATTTAA
- a CDS encoding aminopeptidase, with protein MINPMLKKYAKVLVKYSLDIKEGDSLVIQGNMISEPLIKAIYKEAILAGGHPFVMANFEGQEEIFYKHASEEQLKYQSPFSKYIIENVDARVYVIGNYNTKALTNVDAEKMKKRSIARKDIMEISMKRAAEGDYNWNICQFPTLADAQEASMSLSEYEEFVFKACHLDKEDPVKYWRNFGEELERIAEYLNNVEEIHFKSEDTDIKCLVKDRIWVADKGEENYPGGEVFTGPIEDSVEGHIRFSFPGIYQGKEIEDIRLTFKEGKVVEASAAKGEELLHTLLDTDEGARYVGEVAVGCNYGIDKFSRNMLFDEKIGGTIHLAIGRSYPETAGKNLSSIHWDMLCDMKNGGLILADGKTIYEDGKFTI; from the coding sequence ATGATTAATCCAATGCTAAAAAAATATGCTAAGGTTTTAGTAAAATATTCATTAGACATCAAAGAAGGAGATAGCTTAGTTATTCAGGGAAATATGATTTCTGAACCTTTGATAAAAGCAATCTACAAAGAAGCTATTTTAGCCGGAGGACACCCATTTGTAATGGCTAATTTCGAGGGTCAAGAAGAGATTTTTTATAAACACGCATCTGAGGAACAGTTGAAATATCAATCACCTTTTAGTAAATACATAATAGAAAATGTTGATGCCCGTGTTTATGTAATTGGGAATTACAATACTAAGGCTTTGACTAATGTTGATGCTGAGAAAATGAAGAAAAGAAGTATAGCTAGAAAAGATATTATGGAAATATCAATGAAAAGGGCTGCTGAAGGAGATTATAACTGGAATATCTGTCAGTTCCCAACATTAGCAGATGCTCAAGAAGCCAGCATGTCTTTATCAGAATATGAAGAATTCGTATTTAAGGCCTGTCATTTAGATAAAGAAGACCCTGTAAAGTACTGGCGAAATTTTGGTGAAGAATTAGAGAGAATAGCTGAATATTTAAATAATGTAGAAGAAATACATTTTAAATCAGAAGATACAGATATAAAATGCCTGGTAAAAGATAGAATCTGGGTAGCGGATAAAGGTGAAGAGAATTATCCAGGAGGAGAAGTTTTTACAGGTCCAATAGAAGACTCAGTAGAAGGACATATACGGTTCTCATTCCCTGGTATCTATCAAGGCAAAGAAATAGAGGATATACGTTTAACTTTTAAAGAAGGTAAAGTTGTTGAAGCAAGTGCAGCTAAAGGTGAAGAATTACTGCATACACTTTTAGATACTGATGAAGGAGCCAGATATGTTGGTGAAGTTGCAGTTGGCTGTAATTATGGTATTGATAAGTTTTCTAGAAATATGCTCTTTGATGAAAAAATAGGAGGGACAATACATCTAGCTATAGGTAGAAGTTATCCAGAAACAGCAGGTAAAAATCTATCTTCTATTCATTGGGATATGCTTTGTGATATGAAAAATGGAGGACTTATCCTGGCTGATGGGAAAACAATATATGAAGATGGTAAGTTTACAATATAA
- a CDS encoding ROK family transcriptional regulator — MRRASFELMKKINEKLILKLIYKNKLISRAEIAEETGLSPATVSNITKELLELKLVKESSRGKSRGGRKPVLLELNAKGAYFIGLEWGILNLKAVLMDLNKNIIAYEKITINNYSLENFIQLSRDMIKNMESKIEKKQIYGIGIGLHGLVNPDKGVSLFAPHFQWKELEVKKELVKHFDYPIFIDNDVRVMALAEKWNEHQNFIFVNTGSGIGAAIVIDDKLFKGYDFSAGEFGHMSIVENGPLCSCGNHGCLESLISTKRLLRKYNKDFNPDLSLKDMKSQWDDLLNDFSMGKNKAVDLLEEAANYLGIGLANLVNLLNPKEIIIGGDLAGNQRLLEIINKKVKEKSLHIAGKNITITFTSFGEKVGAIGAATMVLEEIFQVEE; from the coding sequence ATGCGCAGAGCCAGTTTTGAATTAATGAAGAAGATTAATGAAAAGTTAATTTTAAAGCTTATTTACAAAAACAAGCTAATATCCAGAGCTGAAATTGCTGAAGAAACAGGCTTATCACCGGCAACTGTTAGTAATATAACAAAAGAATTGTTGGAGTTGAAATTAGTAAAAGAGAGCAGTCGAGGTAAGTCGCGGGGCGGAAGAAAGCCTGTACTATTAGAGTTGAATGCAAAGGGAGCATATTTTATTGGACTGGAATGGGGTATATTAAATCTTAAAGCTGTTTTAATGGATTTAAATAAAAATATTATTGCTTATGAAAAAATCACAATAAATAATTATTCTTTAGAAAATTTTATTCAGCTAAGTAGAGATATGATAAAAAACATGGAAAGTAAAATAGAGAAAAAGCAAATATATGGTATTGGGATTGGACTACATGGTCTTGTGAATCCTGATAAAGGTGTTTCTCTATTTGCACCTCATTTTCAATGGAAAGAATTAGAGGTAAAAAAAGAATTAGTGAAACATTTTGATTACCCTATTTTTATTGATAATGATGTAAGAGTAATGGCACTTGCTGAGAAATGGAATGAGCATCAAAACTTTATATTTGTTAATACTGGTTCTGGTATAGGTGCTGCCATAGTAATTGATGATAAGTTATTTAAAGGATATGATTTTAGTGCAGGCGAATTTGGACATATGTCTATTGTAGAAAATGGTCCTTTATGTAGTTGTGGAAATCACGGTTGTCTTGAATCCTTAATTTCTACAAAGAGATTATTAAGAAAATATAATAAAGATTTTAATCCTGATTTATCTTTAAAAGATATGAAGAGTCAATGGGATGATTTATTAAATGACTTTTCTATGGGAAAGAACAAGGCAGTAGATTTATTGGAGGAGGCGGCTAATTATCTTGGAATTGGACTTGCTAATCTAGTTAATTTGCTTAATCCAAAAGAAATTATTATTGGAGGTGATTTAGCCGGAAACCAACGATTATTAGAAATAATTAATAAGAAAGTTAAAGAGAAATCCCTGCATATAGCAGGTAAAAATATTACTATTACATTTACATCTTTTGGAGAAAAAGTTGGTGCAATTGGAGCAGCAACAATGGTATTAGAAGAAATATTTCAAGTAGAGGAGTGA
- the galE gene encoding UDP-glucose 4-epimerase GalE yields the protein MNFLVTGGAGYIGSHVAKKLIEANNNVVVYDNLSKGHKEAVLNGKFIEGDLADFDLLSKTMKEEKIDGVIHLAADSLVGESMENPGKYYHNNVSNGLNLLEAMLASDVKNIVFSSTAAVYGEPEDVPIKEDHPTRPGNTYGDSKLFFEKMLARYDQIHGFKYASLRYFNAAGADPEARIGEAHDPESHLIPIVLQKALGLRDKLYIFGDDYPTKDGTCIRDYIHVDDLADAHVLAVEALLDGMGSRIYNLGNGEGYSVKEVIDTASEVVGKEIEAEIGERRAGDPAKLVASSDKIKEELNWNPKYYQLKTIIETAWNWHRKGGFNGNEKR from the coding sequence ATGAATTTTTTAGTGACTGGTGGTGCTGGCTATATTGGAAGTCATGTAGCCAAAAAATTAATTGAAGCTAATAATAATGTAGTGGTTTATGATAATTTAAGCAAAGGACATAAGGAAGCTGTTTTAAATGGTAAATTTATTGAAGGAGATCTGGCTGATTTTGATTTACTTAGTAAAACAATGAAAGAAGAAAAGATCGATGGAGTGATTCACTTAGCTGCTGATAGTCTAGTAGGTGAATCTATGGAGAATCCAGGTAAGTATTATCATAATAATGTTTCTAATGGATTAAATCTTTTAGAAGCGATGCTGGCTTCTGATGTGAAAAATATAGTCTTTTCTTCAACAGCAGCTGTATATGGTGAACCTGAGGATGTACCTATTAAAGAGGATCATCCTACCAGACCTGGGAATACTTATGGTGATAGTAAATTGTTCTTTGAAAAGATGCTAGCAAGATATGATCAAATACATGGGTTCAAATATGCTTCATTAAGATATTTTAATGCTGCAGGTGCAGATCCTGAAGCTAGAATTGGTGAGGCTCATGATCCTGAATCTCACTTAATCCCTATAGTTTTACAGAAAGCATTAGGTCTAAGAGATAAATTATATATTTTCGGAGATGATTATCCTACAAAAGATGGTACTTGTATAAGAGATTATATACATGTGGATGATCTAGCTGATGCTCATGTGCTGGCTGTTGAAGCTTTGTTAGATGGTATGGGTAGTAGGATATACAATCTTGGTAATGGTGAAGGTTATTCTGTTAAAGAGGTTATAGATACAGCATCTGAGGTAGTGGGTAAGGAAATTGAAGCAGAAATAGGTGAAAGAAGAGCAGGAGATCCTGCTAAATTAGTTGCAAGTTCAGATAAAATTAAAGAAGAGTTAAATTGGAATCCAAAGTATTATCAATTAAAAACTATTATAGAAACAGCCTGGAACTGGCATAGAAAGGGTGGGTTTAATGGAAATGAAAAAAGATAA
- the galT gene encoding galactose-1-phosphate uridylyltransferase, translated as MSELRWDPINREWVITATHRQNRTFKPPKDFCPLCPTKEGGFPTEVPDDYDLVVFENKFPSLRVNPGMPGIEGSDLYPVDKAEGICEVVLFTSEHGGTMSKEPLSRFHKLIKVWRDRYKELGSKDFIDYVFIFENKGEEVGVTLEHPHGQIYAYPFIPPKVKKELDSSKDHFDKNAECLFCNVINEEREDGSRVVVSNDSFTAIVPFFARYTYEVHIYANSHLPSFNDFTEKEEKDLAEILKTMIMKYDNLFDFTFPYIMSIHQQPTDGSAEDYSHFHIEFYPPYRTETKLKYLAGSEAGAGAYINNALAEDKAEELRNIEIDF; from the coding sequence ATGTCTGAATTAAGATGGGATCCAATAAATAGAGAATGGGTTATAACAGCCACACATAGGCAGAATCGTACTTTTAAGCCGCCAAAGGATTTTTGTCCTTTATGTCCAACAAAGGAAGGTGGTTTTCCTACAGAAGTTCCAGATGATTATGATCTAGTAGTATTTGAAAACAAGTTTCCTTCTTTGAGGGTTAATCCTGGTATGCCAGGAATAGAAGGTAGTGATTTATATCCTGTCGATAAAGCTGAGGGTATTTGTGAAGTAGTACTATTTACATCAGAACATGGTGGAACCATGTCAAAAGAGCCTCTCAGTCGTTTTCATAAATTGATTAAAGTTTGGCGTGATCGATATAAAGAATTAGGTAGTAAGGATTTTATTGATTATGTATTTATTTTTGAGAATAAAGGTGAAGAAGTGGGTGTTACTCTTGAACATCCTCATGGTCAAATCTATGCATATCCTTTTATTCCACCAAAAGTAAAAAAAGAGTTAGACTCTAGTAAAGATCATTTTGATAAAAATGCTGAATGTCTTTTTTGTAATGTAATCAATGAAGAAAGGGAAGACGGCTCAAGAGTTGTCGTCTCTAACGATTCTTTTACAGCTATAGTACCATTTTTTGCTCGTTATACTTATGAAGTTCATATATATGCGAATTCACATTTGCCTTCTTTTAATGACTTTACTGAAAAAGAAGAAAAAGATTTAGCTGAAATTTTAAAGACAATGATAATGAAATATGATAATCTTTTCGACTTTACTTTTCCATACATTATGTCTATACATCAACAGCCTACAGATGGTAGTGCTGAAGATTATTCTCATTTCCATATTGAGTTTTATCCACCATATCGTACTGAAACAAAGCTAAAATATTTAGCTGGTAGTGAAGCTGGTGCTGGTGCATATATTAATAATGCCTTAGCTGAAGATAAGGCAGAGGAATTACGAAATATTGAAATTGATTTTTAG